The following coding sequences lie in one Alloacidobacterium dinghuense genomic window:
- a CDS encoding VWA domain-containing protein, which translates to MRFLPVSLFALLLPATLQAQTSPPIRVDVKLVNVFVNVTDANGTPVGGLIKDDFTLAEDGRPQKIAVFERQSEMPLSIVLAIDTSGSVNKDLAIEKHAAHAFVHSLLRPVDRLDLIDFSSDVREVVAFTNKLKPIDYGIDNLMTGPATALYSAVYLASQSLATQPGRKVLILISDGGNTVKGTDYADALEQAVRSETMVFSIIDVPIEADAGRDTGGEHAMITLSQDTGGKYYYADAAHLDAAFQKVSEDLRTQYLLAYYPEHRITDSDYRKIDVSLKQPPNAHYSVRHRTGYYATPGH; encoded by the coding sequence ATGAGGTTTCTGCCTGTAAGCCTGTTTGCGCTGCTTCTGCCGGCGACTCTTCAAGCGCAAACGTCTCCCCCGATTCGGGTCGATGTAAAGCTGGTCAATGTCTTCGTCAACGTAACCGACGCCAACGGCACGCCCGTCGGCGGCCTCATCAAAGATGACTTCACACTCGCCGAGGACGGCCGTCCGCAGAAGATTGCTGTCTTCGAGCGTCAATCAGAGATGCCGCTGTCCATCGTGCTGGCCATTGATACGAGCGGCAGCGTGAATAAGGACCTGGCCATCGAAAAACATGCTGCGCACGCCTTTGTTCATTCGTTGCTGCGTCCCGTAGACCGTCTTGATCTGATTGATTTTTCTTCTGATGTACGCGAAGTTGTGGCGTTCACGAATAAGTTAAAACCGATCGACTACGGCATTGACAATCTCATGACCGGGCCGGCCACTGCGCTCTATAGCGCCGTCTATCTTGCATCGCAAAGCCTGGCAACGCAGCCTGGGCGTAAGGTGCTCATCCTGATTTCCGACGGTGGCAATACAGTGAAGGGAACCGATTACGCCGATGCACTGGAGCAGGCCGTGCGCTCAGAGACCATGGTCTTCAGCATCATCGACGTGCCCATTGAAGCCGATGCGGGACGCGACACCGGCGGCGAGCATGCGATGATCACGCTCTCACAGGACACCGGCGGCAAGTATTACTATGCCGACGCCGCCCATCTGGACGCAGCCTTCCAAAAGGTGTCCGAGGATCTGCGCACGCAGTATCTATTGGCCTACTATCCCGAGCATCGCATTACCGATTCCGACTACCGCAAGATTGACGTGTCGTTGAAGCAGCCTCCCAATGCGCACTACAGCGTGCGTCACCGCACCGGATACTACGCGACGCCCGGCCACTAG
- a CDS encoding antitoxin Xre-like helix-turn-helix domain-containing protein: MSRQSASHALAYPVTMYTPPALPDLSRMEERRRLSPAALRGFFKIMEHWRIRDEDARHLLGGISTGAYYEFKKKPNRVLDQDRLQRISYLIGIFKALNVLYGTKLADSWIQLENSNPIFGGRTPLTCILQGGTPAMERVRSLLDARRGG, translated from the coding sequence GTGTCCAGGCAAAGCGCCAGTCATGCTCTGGCTTATCCGGTAACCATGTATACGCCGCCAGCGCTGCCCGATCTTTCACGGATGGAAGAGCGGCGGCGGCTTTCGCCGGCTGCGCTCCGCGGCTTCTTCAAGATCATGGAGCACTGGAGAATTCGCGACGAGGATGCGCGACATCTGCTCGGCGGCATTTCCACCGGCGCTTACTATGAGTTCAAAAAGAAGCCCAACCGTGTCCTCGATCAGGATCGTCTGCAGCGTATTTCCTACCTGATCGGGATTTTCAAGGCGCTGAATGTTCTCTACGGCACGAAACTGGCTGACAGCTGGATCCAACTCGAAAACTCGAACCCCATTTTCGGCGGACGCACGCCGCTGACCTGCATCCTGCAAGGCGGAACGCCGGCCATGGAAAGAGTTCGCAGCCTGCTCGATGCGCGCCGTGGCGGCTAA
- a CDS encoding RNA chaperone Hfq, giving the protein MAIPPSSRRRQKAPPPGETGQESLYLKFLSEKQVPVAVKMRDGETVSGWIEYFDDRMIRLTREGKPNLFIYKHQIRTITEQTSRHGTRTRHPRKSADEQDVATEGGQK; this is encoded by the coding sequence ATGGCCATCCCACCATCATCGCGTCGTCGCCAGAAAGCGCCTCCCCCTGGAGAGACAGGGCAGGAATCGCTCTATCTGAAGTTCTTGAGCGAAAAGCAGGTACCGGTTGCCGTGAAAATGCGGGACGGCGAAACGGTCAGCGGCTGGATTGAATACTTTGACGACCGCATGATCCGCCTGACCCGAGAAGGCAAGCCCAATCTGTTTATCTATAAGCATCAGATCCGCACCATTACCGAGCAGACAAGCCGCCACGGCACCCGCACGCGGCATCCGCGTAAATCCGCCGACGAGCAGGACGTTGCAACTGAAGGAGGGCAGAAGTGA
- a CDS encoding DUF488 domain-containing protein: MFTIGHSTLPIDVFLKILKDNGVEWLVDIRTIPKSRHNPQFARDSLGQSLKDAQVEYRWQKSLGGLRRPLKESINTGWRNSSFRGYADYMQTPEFTNAIDELLAVSAPAQTVIMCAEAVPWRCHRSLVADALLVRGASVEDIYYDAKGHSRREPHALTSFAKVKGKKLWYPAEGELFVAVEE; the protein is encoded by the coding sequence ATGTTCACCATCGGCCATTCCACGCTGCCTATCGATGTTTTTCTGAAAATCCTCAAAGACAACGGCGTCGAATGGCTGGTGGATATTCGCACCATTCCAAAATCGCGCCATAATCCACAATTTGCGCGGGATAGCCTTGGGCAATCGCTCAAGGACGCGCAGGTGGAGTACCGCTGGCAGAAATCGCTTGGCGGCTTGCGGCGCCCGCTGAAAGAGTCCATCAACACCGGCTGGCGCAACTCCAGTTTTCGCGGATACGCCGACTACATGCAGACGCCCGAATTTACCAACGCGATCGATGAACTATTGGCCGTCAGCGCGCCCGCGCAGACAGTAATCATGTGCGCCGAGGCGGTTCCATGGCGCTGTCACCGATCATTGGTTGCCGATGCGCTTCTTGTCCGCGGCGCTTCGGTCGAAGACATCTACTATGACGCCAAAGGACACAGCCGCCGCGAACCGCATGCTTTGACATCTTTCGCGAAGGTGAAAGGCAAGAAACTCTGGTACCCCGCAGAAGGAGAGCTGTTTGTCGCCGTCGAGGAGTGA
- a CDS encoding amidohydrolase family protein: MRRKILLCCLALVLAWSAASAQTAKLIVKGAKIFNMAPNQREPFIGYLVVGDDGRLTEVNAGDPPASLAAKETYDAHGNWIIPGFISAHSHIWQSAYRGLASDQTLTGWIDALYGKMAPQAKAEDFYWFTLHGSLDHLTHGVTAAYNFNYGGPSSFDFGHPPPTAQSPESYQENQFRAEMDSGLRFVHGWQVGRAGPHYATEDARRALKAFLDWAAMQPKSTAFLSVMINGGTAFNDTYQQAVLEKSLMDEFHLGNQSHYLEPPETAGEEQSKFRWFMDSGLLSKQLIFGHFIHTNDFILQQTAAAGASMSWNPLSNGRLASGTADIPKYLKMGIRVGMGVDGEASADIADPFENMRTGLYAIRDKYEDAKIMSPYDVLRLHTMGSADVLGVADRLGSLERGKFADFLVIDPERFGHVFDPYASLVFIGAQADIKRVYVGGELLVENGRTLKQEFDKVQKEVDQRVTASLK, encoded by the coding sequence ATGAGACGCAAAATTCTGCTTTGCTGCCTCGCTCTGGTGCTGGCGTGGAGCGCCGCTTCTGCGCAAACTGCAAAGCTCATCGTCAAAGGCGCAAAGATCTTCAACATGGCGCCCAATCAGCGTGAGCCCTTTATCGGCTATCTGGTGGTGGGAGATGACGGCAGGCTCACCGAGGTCAATGCTGGCGATCCGCCTGCATCACTGGCTGCGAAAGAGACATACGATGCGCACGGCAACTGGATCATTCCCGGGTTCATCTCTGCGCACAGCCATATCTGGCAGAGCGCGTATCGCGGCCTCGCCTCTGATCAGACACTGACCGGATGGATCGACGCGCTCTACGGAAAAATGGCGCCACAGGCGAAAGCCGAGGACTTCTACTGGTTCACCCTGCACGGTTCGCTCGACCACCTAACCCACGGAGTGACGGCTGCGTATAACTTCAACTACGGTGGCCCGTCGAGTTTTGACTTCGGGCATCCTCCGCCAACTGCGCAATCGCCTGAGAGTTATCAGGAGAATCAGTTTCGTGCCGAGATGGATTCGGGGCTCCGCTTCGTGCACGGCTGGCAGGTTGGCAGAGCCGGGCCGCACTATGCGACCGAGGACGCCCGCCGCGCGTTAAAGGCTTTTCTTGACTGGGCAGCAATGCAGCCGAAGTCAACTGCTTTCCTGAGCGTGATGATCAATGGCGGGACCGCGTTCAACGATACCTATCAGCAGGCAGTGTTGGAAAAATCGCTGATGGACGAGTTTCATCTCGGCAATCAAAGCCATTACCTGGAGCCGCCGGAAACCGCAGGCGAGGAGCAGTCGAAATTTCGCTGGTTCATGGACAGCGGGCTGCTCTCGAAGCAACTTATCTTCGGCCACTTCATCCACACCAACGACTTCATCCTTCAGCAGACAGCGGCGGCTGGCGCGTCGATGAGCTGGAATCCGCTTTCCAATGGCCGTCTCGCTTCCGGTACCGCCGACATCCCAAAGTATCTGAAGATGGGAATCCGCGTTGGCATGGGGGTCGATGGCGAAGCGAGCGCCGACATCGCCGATCCATTCGAAAATATGCGCACCGGACTCTACGCCATTCGCGACAAATACGAGGATGCCAAAATCATGAGTCCCTACGACGTGTTGCGTCTGCACACAATGGGCAGTGCCGACGTTTTAGGCGTCGCGGATCGCCTTGGCAGCCTGGAGCGTGGCAAGTTTGCCGATTTTCTCGTTATCGATCCCGAGCGCTTCGGTCATGTCTTTGATCCCTACGCCAGCCTCGTCTTCATTGGTGCGCAGGCAGATATCAAGCGTGTGTATGTTGGCGGTGAACTTCTGGTGGAAAATGGCCGGACGCTCAAGCAGGAATTCGACAAAGTACAGAAAGAAGTCGATCAGAGAGTGACAGCTTCCTTGAAATAG
- a CDS encoding glycerophosphodiester phosphodiesterase family protein, which yields MFPAPGVSVAAALIAFSSNAQTILVHGHRGSRATRPENTIPAFDYAIQHGADVLELDLAVTKDNVLVVSHFPMITPDHPGERVCVGPETPPQTAIYSLTLAQVEEYDCGSNTLPNFPRQVAVPGTKIPTFDQVLDLAPQGSFDFNVETKSFPNHPELTPTPEEFVKLIDDAAKRHNLQSRVILQSFDFRTLIAMKKLDPSIRLSALIGDGNDDAMMGITDHDKDFVSIGNKTGAQIISPDFHLVTPEKVAAAHAAGLQVVPWTANKPEEWQALVDAKVDAIITDDPEALVIWLRNKKPHP from the coding sequence ATGTTCCCAGCCCCGGGGGTTTCTGTAGCTGCCGCCTTGATTGCTTTTTCTTCCAATGCGCAGACCATTCTGGTGCACGGACACCGCGGCTCGCGCGCGACGCGGCCCGAGAACACGATTCCGGCCTTTGATTACGCGATTCAGCATGGCGCAGACGTGCTGGAACTGGATCTTGCGGTTACGAAGGACAATGTCCTCGTCGTCTCGCATTTCCCGATGATCACTCCTGACCATCCCGGTGAGCGCGTGTGTGTCGGCCCGGAAACGCCACCCCAAACAGCAATCTACTCGCTAACGTTGGCACAGGTGGAGGAATACGACTGCGGATCGAATACGCTGCCGAATTTTCCCAGACAGGTTGCAGTGCCCGGTACGAAGATTCCAACCTTCGATCAGGTTCTCGACCTGGCGCCACAGGGCAGCTTCGATTTCAACGTTGAGACGAAGAGTTTTCCAAATCATCCGGAACTGACGCCGACGCCGGAAGAGTTCGTGAAACTGATCGATGACGCGGCGAAGCGGCACAATCTGCAATCGCGCGTCATCCTGCAGAGCTTCGACTTTCGCACGCTGATCGCCATGAAGAAGCTCGACCCATCGATACGCCTCTCGGCGCTCATTGGCGATGGGAATGACGACGCAATGATGGGGATTACGGATCACGATAAGGATTTCGTCTCGATCGGGAATAAGACCGGAGCGCAGATCATCAGCCCTGATTTTCACTTGGTGACGCCGGAAAAAGTAGCGGCAGCGCATGCCGCAGGGCTGCAGGTGGTTCCCTGGACGGCGAACAAGCCTGAAGAGTGGCAGGCGCTGGTAGACGCGAAAGTGGATGCAATTATTACCGACGATCCGGAAGCATTGGTGATCTGGCTGCGGAACAAAAAGCCGCATCCCTAG
- a CDS encoding PP2C family protein-serine/threonine phosphatase, with product MVLLDTEVTASQVLRVFHRDELFLFLGSAFSTVGLVIWAFLIIRRRFEALLFWLALFAILYGQRLWMRSELLAMVIPSSTFFIRLKVIVDFVVALPAFFFFEATGFLRKPGKILTVAACVILLGITVAGILGAPLAPLSRINNIVVICALLVLVIELLRNPIREKDFIVARNGLLIFAGFALWNNLGGVLGYKSEPYGFGIFLGCLGYVAARRAIQRDQQFSALQKELEVAKRIQLSILPPEFPASPYFRVAARYIPMTSVAGDFYDFLEARDGKAGLLIADVSGHGVPAALIASMVKVAANSQREHTGHPEKLLAGMNATLCGNTQSQFVTAAYVHLDAHTGKLSYAAAAHLPMLVLREGKVASVEENGLMLALFSSATYTSTTQQLKDGDRLLLYTDGIVEAESASTEQFGHERLCELLQESAKLTPDETVDLILARINAWSPSQDDDRTVLVCDYVANA from the coding sequence ATGGTTCTGCTCGACACGGAAGTGACGGCTTCACAGGTACTACGCGTCTTTCACCGGGACGAGTTATTCCTCTTTCTCGGGTCCGCGTTCTCTACGGTTGGCCTGGTCATTTGGGCTTTCCTGATCATCAGGCGCCGCTTCGAAGCACTTCTCTTCTGGCTTGCGCTCTTCGCCATCCTCTATGGTCAGCGGCTCTGGATGCGGTCTGAACTGCTGGCGATGGTGATTCCTTCGTCCACATTCTTCATACGCCTGAAGGTGATCGTTGACTTCGTGGTCGCGCTTCCAGCGTTTTTCTTTTTTGAGGCAACCGGCTTCCTCCGCAAGCCCGGAAAGATTCTCACCGTTGCTGCCTGCGTAATTCTGCTTGGCATAACTGTTGCTGGAATCTTAGGTGCTCCGCTTGCGCCTCTAAGCAGGATCAACAACATCGTTGTGATTTGTGCGCTCCTGGTACTGGTCATAGAACTGCTCCGCAATCCGATACGAGAGAAAGACTTTATCGTCGCACGCAATGGACTGCTTATCTTTGCGGGTTTTGCGTTGTGGAACAACCTTGGAGGCGTACTCGGCTACAAATCCGAGCCCTATGGATTCGGCATCTTTCTTGGCTGCCTGGGATACGTAGCCGCCCGGCGGGCGATTCAGCGTGATCAGCAATTCAGCGCGTTGCAAAAAGAACTGGAAGTTGCAAAACGTATCCAGTTATCCATTCTTCCGCCTGAATTTCCCGCATCTCCTTATTTCCGGGTAGCCGCGAGATACATACCCATGACGTCCGTTGCTGGCGACTTCTACGACTTTCTTGAGGCGCGCGACGGTAAGGCGGGACTGCTGATCGCCGACGTCTCCGGCCATGGCGTGCCAGCGGCGTTGATCGCCTCAATGGTGAAAGTGGCCGCAAATTCGCAGCGTGAACATACGGGCCACCCCGAAAAACTGCTGGCAGGCATGAACGCAACACTCTGCGGCAATACCCAGAGCCAGTTTGTTACCGCGGCGTATGTCCATCTTGACGCACATACAGGAAAACTGAGCTACGCCGCAGCTGCGCACCTGCCGATGCTGGTGCTGCGCGAGGGCAAGGTGGCTTCCGTTGAAGAGAACGGGTTGATGCTCGCGTTGTTTTCCTCGGCAACCTATACGTCAACAACACAACAGCTGAAGGACGGAGATCGTCTGCTTCTGTATACCGATGGAATTGTTGAGGCCGAAAGCGCAAGCACTGAACAGTTTGGGCACGAACGGCTTTGCGAGCTGTTGCAGGAAAGCGCCAAACTCACACCCGATGAAACCGTTGATCTGATTCTTGCTCGCATCAATGCGTGGTCGCCATCGCAGGACGACGACCGGACAGTGCTGGTTTGCGATTACGTCGCCAATGCGTAA
- a CDS encoding molybdenum cofactor biosynthesis protein produces MHVRVLFFGVLKDIFSEAVDSIQMPTDATVATLLDHFRARAPQLDQLWTSLAVAVNQEYALPTQPLADGDEVALLPPVSGGNHTPYIALVREPIQAEALVAQLKQGEDGAVVVFDGIVRNNSRGRRTLYLVYESYEEMALKQMRELAAEASQGFAIRDVLLVHRLGKLEVGETSVLLAVASAHRAAAFDACRWLIDTLKKTVPIWKKEHFEDGAVWADGEPFPAEVKGAPAS; encoded by the coding sequence ATGCATGTACGGGTATTGTTTTTTGGCGTATTGAAGGACATATTTTCGGAGGCTGTCGATTCGATTCAGATGCCGACAGACGCGACTGTGGCGACTCTTCTCGATCATTTTCGCGCTCGGGCTCCGCAGCTGGATCAGCTTTGGACATCGCTTGCCGTTGCCGTCAATCAGGAATACGCATTGCCAACACAACCGCTCGCAGATGGCGATGAAGTCGCCTTGCTGCCTCCGGTGAGCGGCGGCAATCACACGCCTTACATTGCATTGGTCCGTGAGCCCATTCAGGCAGAAGCGCTCGTAGCGCAATTGAAGCAGGGAGAAGACGGAGCCGTCGTCGTTTTCGACGGCATCGTGCGCAACAACTCGCGCGGACGCCGCACCCTCTATCTGGTGTACGAATCTTATGAAGAGATGGCTCTGAAGCAGATGCGCGAACTCGCAGCCGAGGCTTCCCAAGGCTTTGCCATTCGCGACGTGCTGCTGGTGCACCGCCTGGGGAAGCTCGAAGTTGGCGAGACCAGCGTGTTGCTCGCCGTGGCGTCCGCTCACCGTGCAGCTGCGTTCGATGCCTGCCGCTGGCTCATCGACACGCTGAAGAAAACAGTGCCGATCTGGAAGAAGGAGCATTTCGAAGATGGAGCCGTCTGGGCAGATGGCGAGCCTTTTCCAGCAGAAGTGAAAGGTGCTCCTGCGTCATGA
- a CDS encoding DUF3311 domain-containing protein — translation MQGIMKSRRAHWNWLLILPALALMFPGTYAKATPELFGFPFFYWYQMGWIALTSIITGIVYLATRNRT, via the coding sequence ATGCAAGGCATCATGAAGTCGCGCCGCGCACATTGGAACTGGCTGCTGATCCTGCCCGCTTTAGCGTTGATGTTCCCCGGCACATACGCCAAGGCCACGCCGGAACTCTTCGGCTTCCCATTTTTCTACTGGTACCAGATGGGATGGATCGCGCTGACCAGCATTATTACCGGAATCGTCTATCTGGCCACCAGAAATCGCACCTGA
- a CDS encoding RES family NAD+ phosphorylase — protein MTRSKAESSPNPRDPSATLASVRAQMEAHPELPIPEDPKATAGLPPVTQLRRFDTHRLLPAKYSVNYDSVLTRIAENDEHLREIFELDNATNARLEAEENLRPGISQRELVFNVPCYRIVNAAFTHPNPLGARFSTNQRGAWYAAFELATAKAEVMFHKSVEFAEINWSEREEMQYDEYLADFTGSFHDLRTEAQPGEKQGKFSDCLDPASYVASQELAVELLDHGSLGVIYPSVRRPGGTCIACFRPSVVANVRKGSRFRMSWTPNRIVFTKEGL, from the coding sequence ATGACCCGTTCCAAAGCAGAATCCTCTCCCAATCCGCGTGACCCCTCCGCCACGCTGGCATCGGTGCGTGCCCAGATGGAAGCGCATCCGGAACTTCCCATCCCGGAAGACCCGAAGGCCACCGCAGGCCTGCCTCCCGTCACTCAGCTGCGCCGCTTCGACACGCATCGGTTGCTGCCGGCCAAGTACAGCGTGAATTACGACTCTGTGCTGACCCGCATCGCTGAAAACGACGAGCACCTGCGCGAGATATTCGAATTGGACAACGCTACCAACGCGCGCCTGGAAGCGGAAGAGAACCTGCGCCCGGGGATTTCTCAGCGTGAGCTGGTTTTCAACGTCCCGTGCTACCGCATCGTGAATGCCGCCTTTACGCATCCGAATCCTCTGGGAGCGCGCTTTTCGACTAATCAACGCGGTGCGTGGTACGCAGCGTTTGAACTCGCTACGGCTAAGGCTGAAGTTATGTTTCACAAGTCAGTGGAATTCGCCGAAATCAACTGGTCTGAGCGCGAAGAGATGCAGTACGACGAATATCTGGCCGACTTCACCGGAAGCTTCCACGATTTGCGGACCGAGGCGCAGCCCGGGGAGAAACAGGGAAAATTCAGCGATTGTCTCGATCCTGCCAGCTACGTCGCATCGCAAGAGCTGGCCGTTGAGTTGCTGGATCACGGATCGCTGGGCGTTATCTACCCCAGCGTGCGCAGGCCCGGAGGTACGTGCATCGCATGTTTCCGGCCCAGCGTCGTTGCGAACGTCCGCAAAGGCAGCCGCTTCCGCATGAGCTGGACGCCGAATCGCATTGTTTTTACCAAAGAAGGCCTTTGA
- a CDS encoding TonB-dependent receptor, with product MQKFFAVVFLLLCSTCALAQVDSGELRVRVLDPSGAGVKVTAQLTNKGSGYSNTVTTDPSGAVGIQRLAYGRYLINIDGQGFDPVSQVVEVRSAIPVDLTIKLKVAPVTTEVTVNNAATLIDPDRPNSVMQIGEQQIDQRLGSLPGRSVQDLVNTQPGWLYEGNAVLHPRGSEYQTQFVIDGVPLTDNRSPAFGPEIEADSAESMNIYTAGIPAEYGRKMGGVVELNTKQQADQGLHGQAVLSGGSYDSASGYAQAQYVWGKNSFGGSADGSRTGHYLNPVVPENYTNNGTTGDFSTQYERNFTDNDRLILGVRHELARYEIPNELIQQQAGQLQNSDNFETMGTVSYQHVFSADMVGNLSGMVRNNANNFYSNTDSTPIIVSQHNYFNEGYFKGTISIHHRNQEWKAGVESDNTFLNEDYSHIITNPDDFDPSTPQTFSFTGNRPDLEQAAFVEDLIRLGNWTLSAGLRWDHYQLLLNQNHFSPRVAISRYFQSANLVAHISYDNVFQTPSFENILLSSSPDVAALNDNFLRLPVEPSKANYYEGGITKGFSDKLRLDVNVYRRDERQFADDDQLFSTGVSFPIAFDKAIIYGAEGKLDLVHWNNLSGYVSYSYMVGNAWFPVTGGLFLGDDAGDAESQLTGHFPVSQDQRSTLRTRFQYQIIPRIWAAAGADYGTGLPFEFQGTEEDALAQYGPQVVDRLNFDRGRIKPMLSVNASLGADLYTNDKMTVHLQADGENLNNRLNVIDFAGLFSGNAIGPARSYFLRLSTSF from the coding sequence ATGCAAAAGTTCTTTGCCGTTGTCTTTCTTCTATTGTGCTCTACGTGCGCTCTGGCGCAGGTGGATAGCGGTGAACTGCGCGTTCGCGTCCTCGATCCTTCCGGCGCAGGCGTCAAAGTCACTGCACAGTTGACGAACAAAGGCAGCGGTTATAGCAATACCGTTACAACCGATCCATCGGGCGCAGTCGGCATCCAGCGCCTCGCCTACGGTAGATATCTCATCAACATCGACGGGCAGGGATTCGATCCGGTGTCGCAAGTTGTGGAAGTACGATCGGCAATCCCTGTAGATCTCACCATTAAGCTTAAGGTTGCTCCGGTTACAACGGAGGTCACCGTCAACAATGCTGCCACCCTGATTGACCCGGATCGGCCCAACTCTGTGATGCAGATTGGCGAGCAACAGATTGACCAGCGACTGGGGTCGCTGCCCGGCCGCTCGGTGCAGGATCTGGTGAATACACAACCGGGCTGGCTCTATGAAGGCAATGCTGTGCTGCACCCGCGCGGCTCCGAATATCAGACGCAGTTTGTAATCGACGGCGTTCCGCTTACCGACAATCGCTCGCCCGCCTTTGGTCCGGAAATCGAAGCCGATTCCGCCGAATCGATGAATATCTATACAGCGGGCATTCCGGCCGAATATGGACGCAAGATGGGCGGTGTCGTCGAACTGAACACGAAGCAGCAAGCCGATCAGGGGCTGCATGGGCAGGCAGTTCTTTCGGGCGGCAGCTACGATTCGGCTTCCGGTTACGCACAGGCGCAATATGTCTGGGGAAAGAACTCTTTCGGCGGCTCCGCAGATGGGTCAAGAACCGGTCACTACCTGAACCCCGTCGTGCCGGAAAACTACACCAACAACGGCACTACGGGCGACTTCTCAACCCAGTACGAGCGCAATTTTACAGACAATGACCGCCTCATCCTTGGCGTGCGGCACGAGCTTGCGCGGTATGAGATTCCGAATGAGTTGATCCAGCAGCAGGCAGGGCAATTACAGAATTCCGACAACTTCGAAACGATGGGCACTGTTTCCTACCAGCATGTGTTTTCGGCTGATATGGTCGGCAATCTCTCGGGAATGGTGCGCAACAATGCCAACAACTTTTACTCCAATACCGACTCCACCCCCATCATCGTTTCTCAGCACAACTATTTCAACGAAGGCTACTTCAAGGGAACCATTTCGATTCATCATCGAAACCAGGAATGGAAAGCCGGCGTCGAATCCGACAATACATTCCTGAACGAAGACTACAGCCATATCATTACGAACCCGGATGATTTCGATCCGAGCACACCGCAGACGTTTTCGTTCACAGGCAATCGTCCTGATCTCGAGCAGGCGGCTTTCGTCGAAGACCTGATCCGGCTGGGGAACTGGACCTTAAGCGCAGGTCTGCGCTGGGACCACTACCAGCTCCTGCTTAATCAGAATCACTTCAGCCCACGCGTTGCGATCAGCCGATACTTCCAGTCTGCGAATCTTGTGGCGCATATCTCCTATGACAACGTCTTCCAGACGCCGTCTTTTGAGAACATCCTGCTTTCAAGCTCGCCCGACGTCGCGGCTCTCAATGACAATTTCCTGCGGCTGCCGGTGGAGCCTTCCAAGGCCAACTACTACGAAGGCGGAATTACCAAGGGCTTTTCCGACAAGCTGAGGCTTGACGTCAATGTCTATCGCCGCGACGAGAGGCAGTTCGCCGACGATGATCAGCTCTTCAGCACCGGTGTCAGCTTCCCGATTGCCTTCGATAAAGCCATCATCTACGGAGCCGAAGGCAAGCTGGATCTCGTCCACTGGAACAATCTCTCCGGATACGTGAGCTATTCCTACATGGTTGGGAACGCCTGGTTTCCGGTGACCGGCGGCCTTTTTCTCGGAGACGATGCTGGCGACGCCGAGAGCCAGCTGACTGGCCATTTTCCGGTTTCACAGGATCAGCGCAGCACCCTGCGCACACGCTTCCAGTATCAGATCATTCCGCGCATCTGGGCTGCAGCAGGAGCCGACTACGGCACCGGATTGCCTTTCGAGTTCCAGGGCACAGAAGAGGATGCGCTTGCCCAATACGGCCCGCAGGTTGTCGATCGGCTCAATTTCGACCGGGGCCGCATCAAGCCGATGCTGTCAGTGAATGCTTCGCTCGGTGCCGATCTCTACACCAATGACAAGATGACGGTTCACCTGCAGGCTGACGGCGAGAACCTGAATAATCGCCTCAACGTGATCGATTTCGCGGGGCTATTTTCCGGCAATGCCATCGGCCCGGCGCGCAGCTACTTCCTGCGCCTCTCCACAAGCTTCTGA